From Garra rufa chromosome 19, GarRuf1.0, whole genome shotgun sequence, the proteins below share one genomic window:
- the LOC141292251 gene encoding adenylosuccinate synthetase isozyme 2-like, with product MAADSTMSNGQETASLNGEPALKRSRDSVDSLRIPQEPQNKVTVVLGAQWGDEGKGKVVDLLAMDADIVCRCQGGNNAGHTVVVDSVEYDFHLLPSGVLNKKATSFIGNGVVIHLPGLFEEAEKNSQKGNGLQGWEERLKISDRAHIVFNFHQAVDGIQEQLRQQQAGKNLGTTKKGIGPAYSSKAARNGLRVCDLVSDFSVFEEKFRVLAGHFQTTYPNLNIDVDAELEQLKGFAERLRPLVTDGVYFMHTALNGPSKKILVEGANAALLDIDFGTYPFVTSSNCTVGGVCTGLGVPPSHVGRVYGVVKAYTTRVGVGAFPTEQDNETGDLLQSRGREFGVTTGRRRRCGWLDLVLVRYAHMVNGFSAIALTKLDILDTLPEIKIGIAYTVDEKPLPSFPANMDVLTKVQVTYETFPGWCCSTEGVRSFDELPSQAQAYIRFIENFLQVPVKWVGVGKSRESMIKLF from the exons ATGGCTGCGGATAGCACAATGTCTAATGGTCAGGAAACGGCCTCTTTGAACGGTGAGCCCGCGCTCAAGCGCTCCAGGGACAGCGTGGACTCGCTGCGGATCCCGCAGGAGCCCCAGAATAAAGTGACCGTCGTGTTGGGAGCTCAGTGGGGCGATGAGGGGAAGGGGAAAGTGGTCGACCTCTTGGCAATGGACGCCGACATTGTATGCAGATGCCAG GGAGGAAATAACGCGGGACACACAGTGGTGGTGGATTCAGTGGAGTATGACTTTCACCTGCTGCCTAGCGGCGTGCTCAACAAAAAGGCAACATCGTTTATTG GAAATGGTGTTGTGATACACCTGCCAGGACTTTTTGAGGAGGCTGAGAAGAACTCACAAAAAGGCAATG GACTTCAAGGATGGGAGGAACGACTGAAGATATCTGACCGGGCACATATTG TGTTCAATTTCCATCAAGCCGTTGATGGGATACAGGAGCAGCTCAGACAGCAGCAGGCAGGGAAGAA TTTGGGCACGACTAAGAAGGGCATTGGACCTGCATATTCCTCCAAAGCAGCACGTAATGGACTGAGAGTGTGTGATCTGGTTTCAGACTTTTCAGTCTTTGAGGAAAA GTTTCGGGTGCTGGCTGGTCATTTTCAGACCACGTATCCTAACCTTAATATTGATGTTGATGCTGAGCTTGAGCAACTGAAG GGTTTTGCTGAGAGGTTACGTCCTTTAGTAACTGATGGGGTTTATTTCATGCACACAGCCCTCAATGGACCAAGCAAGAAGATTCTAGTGGAAGGAGCCAACGCTGCCTTACTGGATATCGATTTCG GGACCTACCCCTTTGTGACCTCATCAAACTGCACTGTCGGAGGCGTTTGCACAGGTCTTGGAGTCCCACCATCTCACGTCGGCCGTGTGTATGGAGTGGTGAAGGCCTACACCACCAGGGTGGGAGTGGGGGCGTTCCCTACTGAGCAAGATAAT GAGACTGGTGATCTGCTTCAGAGCAGAGGGAGGGAATTTGGCGTCACAACAGGCAGGCGGCGTCGCTGTGGATGGCTGGACCTGGTGTTGGTTCGCTATGCCCACATGGTTAATGGTTTTTCAGC CATTGCTCTGACCAAGCTGGACATTCTTGACACATTGCCAGAAATCAAGATTGGCATAGCCTACACTGTTGATGAAAAGCCTCTTCCCAGTTTTCCTG cAAACATGGACGTCCTCACAAAGGTTCAAGTGACCTATGAGACATTCCCTGGCTGGTGTTGTAGCACTGAGGGAGTCCGCAGTTTTGATGAGCTGCCTTCACAGGCACAAGCTTACATTCGCTTTATCGAGAATTTCCTGCAGGTGCCAG tGAAGTGGGTCGGAGTTGGCAAGTCAAGAGAAAGCATGATAAAGCTGTTCTGA